A genomic window from Clostridium aceticum includes:
- the hypD gene encoding trans-4-hydroxy-L-proline dehydratase, with product MERGMNERIRRLRKNSLSTQPHISIERAVLISEAYEKYEGSVEIPILRALAFKHFMENRTLCINEDELIVGEKGENPQGAPTYPEICCHRLEDFKIMDAREKISFKVSDEVKEIQANKIIPYWEKRSIRKKIFDHMTPEWRDCYENGIFTEFMEQRGPGHTVADGKIYKKGFLGFKEDIKRALEKLDFHSDTRAFDKKVQLEAMAICCDAIMIYGRRYAEYARKLSEIEKDEKRQKELLLIAENCDTVPASAPRTFYQALQMYWFVHVGVTTEMNTWDAYSPGRLDQHLYPFYKKEVEEGNLNEEKAKELLECFWIKFNNQPAPPKVGITLKESGTYTDFANINTGGVTEDGADGVNDISYLILEVMDELKILQPSSNVQISKKTPQHFLKKACEVSRKGWGQPAFYNTDAIIQELLGAGKTIEDARQGGASGCVETGAFGKEAYILTGYLNIPKILELTLYNGFDRLSGKQLGLTTGEAAEFTTYEVLFEAFKKQLKYFIDIKVQGNNIIENIYAKHMPAPFLSVITDDCILKGMDYHAGGARYNTNYIQGVGIATITDSLSSIKYNVFDKKRFTMEELIKAMNDNFQGHAAIHNIVLNKTPKYGNDDDYADGIMLDVFNAFYHEVTGRDNMKGGKYRIDMLPTTCHVYFGEVMEASPNGRLRGKPLSEGISPEKAADQYGPTAVIKSATKMDHLRTGGTLLNQKFTPSVVAGDEGIENMASLIRSYFSMDGHHIQFNVIDRQTLIKAQNNPKEYKDLIVRVAGYSDHFHNLSKVLQDEIIDRTEQGF from the coding sequence ATGGAAAGAGGTATGAATGAAAGAATAAGAAGACTTAGAAAAAACAGTTTAAGTACCCAGCCACATATTTCTATTGAAAGAGCTGTGTTGATCAGTGAAGCTTACGAAAAATATGAGGGAAGTGTTGAAATACCCATACTTAGAGCCCTTGCTTTTAAACACTTTATGGAAAATAGAACTTTATGTATTAATGAAGATGAATTAATCGTTGGAGAAAAAGGGGAAAATCCTCAAGGTGCGCCTACTTATCCAGAAATTTGTTGTCATAGGCTAGAAGACTTTAAAATAATGGATGCTAGGGAAAAAATATCCTTTAAGGTAAGCGATGAAGTTAAGGAGATTCAGGCTAACAAAATAATTCCCTATTGGGAAAAAAGGTCTATTAGGAAAAAGATTTTTGATCATATGACACCTGAGTGGAGAGATTGTTATGAAAATGGTATTTTTACAGAGTTTATGGAACAACGAGGTCCTGGACATACGGTTGCTGATGGAAAAATCTATAAAAAAGGATTTTTAGGTTTTAAAGAAGACATAAAAAGAGCATTAGAAAAACTAGATTTCCACAGTGATACAAGGGCATTTGATAAAAAAGTCCAGCTTGAGGCTATGGCTATATGTTGTGATGCGATAATGATTTATGGAAGAAGATATGCTGAATATGCAAGAAAGCTTTCAGAAATTGAAAAGGATGAAAAAAGACAAAAAGAGCTTTTACTCATAGCTGAAAATTGTGATACTGTTCCAGCCAGTGCTCCTAGGACTTTTTATCAGGCACTTCAAATGTATTGGTTTGTTCACGTAGGGGTTACCACGGAGATGAATACATGGGATGCCTATAGCCCAGGAAGGCTTGACCAGCATCTTTATCCCTTCTATAAAAAAGAAGTTGAAGAAGGAAATCTAAATGAAGAAAAAGCAAAGGAGCTTTTGGAATGTTTTTGGATTAAATTCAACAATCAGCCGGCTCCTCCTAAAGTTGGAATAACCCTAAAGGAAAGTGGCACTTATACTGATTTTGCTAATATAAATACTGGTGGTGTGACGGAAGATGGAGCAGATGGTGTGAATGATATAAGCTACTTAATTTTAGAGGTGATGGATGAACTGAAAATTTTGCAGCCAAGTTCAAATGTTCAAATCAGCAAAAAAACACCTCAGCATTTTTTGAAAAAAGCTTGCGAAGTTTCAAGAAAAGGATGGGGGCAGCCTGCATTTTATAATACTGATGCAATCATTCAGGAACTTCTTGGGGCAGGAAAAACCATCGAAGATGCAAGACAAGGAGGTGCTAGTGGCTGCGTTGAAACCGGAGCCTTTGGAAAAGAAGCCTATATATTAACCGGGTATCTCAATATTCCCAAAATACTGGAGCTAACACTATATAATGGCTTTGATAGGCTATCTGGAAAACAACTGGGACTTACTACTGGAGAAGCGGCGGAGTTTACTACCTATGAAGTACTATTTGAAGCATTCAAAAAGCAATTAAAATATTTTATTGATATAAAAGTACAAGGAAACAATATTATTGAAAATATATATGCAAAACACATGCCGGCTCCCTTTTTATCCGTCATCACCGATGATTGTATCCTCAAGGGAATGGATTATCATGCTGGAGGGGCAAGATACAATACAAACTATATTCAAGGGGTTGGAATAGCTACCATAACTGATAGTTTATCCTCTATAAAATATAATGTCTTTGATAAGAAAAGGTTTACTATGGAGGAACTTATAAAAGCTATGAATGATAATTTCCAAGGACATGCAGCTATTCATAACATTGTATTAAATAAAACCCCTAAGTACGGAAACGACGATGATTATGCTGATGGCATCATGTTGGATGTATTTAATGCTTTTTATCATGAAGTAACTGGCAGAGACAATATGAAGGGTGGGAAATATAGAATAGATATGCTTCCTACAACATGCCATGTTTATTTTGGTGAAGTAATGGAAGCTAGTCCAAACGGAAGACTTCGAGGAAAACCCCTTTCTGAAGGGATTTCTCCTGAAAAAGCAGCAGATCAATATGGTCCTACAGCAGTGATAAAATCAGCAACAAAGATGGATCATTTAAGAACAGGCGGAACCCTTTTAAATCAGAAATTCACGCCATCTGTCGTTGCAGGGGATGAAGGAATAGAAAATATGGCGTCACTCATTAGGTCGTATTTTAGTATGGATGGTCACCATATTCAATTTAATGTAATAGATAGACAAACCTTAATAAAAGCACAAAACAATCCAAAGGAATATAAAGATCTTATTGTAAGGGTTGCTGGATATAGTGATCACTTCCATAATTTAAGTAAGGTACTTCAAGACGAGATCATCGATAGAACAGAACAGGGATTTTAG
- a CDS encoding response regulator transcription factor has protein sequence MVNILVVEDDKNLQKLMMAILKQQGYHVLNAKDGLEALGILDTTHIDLIISDIMMPNMDGYTLTDALRKSNYNLPILMITAKETLEDKKKGFLVGTDDYMVKPIDMDEMVLRVAALLRRSRIVNESRLIIGEIEFDYNTLTVNRKGNRRVLPKKEFYLLYKLLSYPKQIFTRQQLMDEIWGMEAETDERTVDVHIKRLREKFVDCSEFEIVTVRGLGYKAETKT, from the coding sequence ATGGTGAATATTCTAGTGGTGGAGGATGACAAAAATCTTCAAAAACTCATGATGGCTATCTTAAAACAACAGGGCTATCATGTTTTAAATGCCAAAGATGGATTAGAAGCCTTAGGAATATTGGATACTACTCATATAGATTTAATCATTAGTGATATTATGATGCCTAATATGGATGGATATACCCTGACAGATGCCCTTAGAAAATCAAATTATAATCTACCGATTTTAATGATCACTGCTAAAGAAACGCTTGAGGATAAAAAGAAGGGTTTTCTTGTGGGAACTGATGATTATATGGTAAAGCCTATCGATATGGATGAAATGGTTTTACGAGTAGCAGCCTTATTACGCCGATCTCGCATTGTTAATGAATCTAGGTTAATCATTGGTGAAATAGAATTTGATTACAATACATTGACTGTCAATAGAAAAGGAAATAGGAGGGTATTACCGAAAAAAGAATTTTATCTTTTATACAAACTTCTTAGTTATCCCAAACAAATATTTACAAGGCAACAACTCATGGACGAAATATGGGGCATGGAGGCGGAAACCGATGAGCGTACAGTGGATGTTCATATTAAGCGCTTAAGGGAAAAGTTTGTTGATTGTAGTGAATTTGAAATTGTTACGGTTAGGGGACTAGGATATAAGGCGGAGACAAAAACATGA
- a CDS encoding HAMP domain-containing sensor histidine kinase yields MKKVTLKLALFFIVLICTSSTLSFVVSTLYTKNIENEIQLSQKEIAISILELQKKTDLTIEEILNIMPASMYEISRIENIEEMEITEGKLKKLENNKTIFVTEGRFHDPVTILMVDEAYIQISLYPHNTVFKIVASRIWLSLLLYVTIGALLVTLLAKRAVKPILKLTAATQEVAKGNFDIQVVNKSCDEIGQLTQHFNKMTRELRNIEHLRKDFITNVSHEFKTPIASIQGFAKLLQKGNLSEMEREEYTNIIVEETTRLSNLSSNILKLSKLENQEILEKKAVFSLDEQIRKSVLLLEYQWSKKNIEFDIHLDKVSYQGDEELLQQVWINLIDNAIKFSHSNSTINIQLKQIDEIIKVKIIDQGIGMKKETMDRVFEKFYQGDKSHSHEGNGLGLPLVKRILDLYGGNICVESKPDQGAVFIVELPL; encoded by the coding sequence ATGAAAAAGGTTACCTTAAAATTGGCTTTATTTTTTATTGTTCTTATCTGTACTTCATCTACTTTGTCCTTTGTTGTATCTACTCTTTACACGAAAAATATTGAAAATGAAATACAGTTAAGTCAAAAGGAAATCGCTATTTCTATACTAGAATTACAAAAAAAGACAGATTTAACGATAGAGGAAATTCTCAATATTATGCCTGCTTCAATGTATGAAATCAGTAGAATTGAGAATATTGAGGAGATGGAAATAACTGAGGGAAAATTAAAAAAGCTTGAAAACAATAAAACTATTTTTGTAACTGAAGGTAGATTTCATGACCCGGTAACAATACTGATGGTAGACGAGGCTTATATTCAAATAAGCCTATATCCCCACAATACTGTTTTTAAGATTGTTGCATCTCGTATATGGCTTTCGCTACTTTTGTATGTTACTATAGGGGCTTTGCTGGTTACATTATTAGCTAAAAGAGCAGTTAAACCGATACTAAAACTAACCGCTGCTACTCAAGAAGTGGCAAAGGGTAATTTCGATATACAGGTTGTAAACAAAAGCTGCGATGAGATTGGGCAGTTAACACAGCATTTTAACAAAATGACCAGAGAACTAAGAAATATAGAGCATCTCCGAAAAGATTTTATTACTAATGTATCCCACGAATTCAAAACGCCTATCGCGTCTATTCAAGGTTTTGCTAAGCTTTTGCAAAAAGGTAATTTATCTGAAATGGAAAGAGAAGAATATACAAATATTATTGTTGAAGAAACAACGAGATTGTCTAACCTTTCATCGAATATACTAAAGCTTTCAAAGCTTGAAAATCAAGAGATTTTAGAGAAAAAAGCAGTATTTTCCTTAGATGAACAAATTAGAAAAAGTGTTTTGCTGCTTGAGTATCAATGGAGTAAAAAGAATATTGAATTTGATATCCATCTTGATAAAGTTTCCTATCAAGGAGATGAGGAGTTACTTCAACAAGTTTGGATCAACCTAATAGACAATGCCATCAAGTTTTCCCATAGCAATAGTACCATCAATATTCAATTGAAGCAAATAGATGAGATTATAAAAGTCAAAATTATAGACCAGGGTATTGGGATGAAGAAAGAAACTATGGATCGAGTTTTTGAGAAATTTTATCAAGGAGACAAGTCCCATTCTCATGAAGGGAACGGATTAGGCTTACCGCTTGTAAAGCGTATCCTTGATTTATATGGTGGTAATATTTGTGTAGAAAGTAAACCTGATCAAGGAGCTGTTTTTATAGTGGAGCTGCCACTATAG
- a CDS encoding Ger(x)C family spore germination protein — MQRTIIAIVFLVLIAVFASGCDPSIYGKAEIDKVEFIRVVAIDRTQGEHTGVRITITSKKAETGTREAGGGEPEVANTMSVEGETVFEAIRKFSTFTDKNLFFGHVEFILIGEDAAKEDVLKYLDFFVRDHELRLNAKVIVVRDGTAKEVIDTGNTSEHFISERLNILMDAIGANSLSAEVELVKLLQMFDNEFASAYLPSIRLSNLIDREKGEEEKKDLLLDRFAVFQGGRLLGYLSEEQSRGLNWIINKIQTGIIVVTDKRGGKVSLEIIDSRSKIIPSFNKDMPEVLIKIGLSSNVGEIQSSEDVFNIDTISYLQHQQENIVKSEIENVLMYGQKNNVDIFGLSTAIYHRYPIKWKSVQGEWQEIFPKLKINIVVESKINRTYNIRTPITRKSGDK; from the coding sequence ATGCAAAGAACTATTATAGCTATTGTTTTCTTAGTCCTTATAGCAGTATTTGCTTCTGGGTGTGATCCATCAATTTATGGCAAAGCCGAGATTGATAAGGTTGAGTTTATAAGGGTAGTTGCCATAGATAGGACACAAGGAGAGCATACTGGCGTAAGGATCACCATTACTTCAAAAAAAGCTGAAACAGGAACACGTGAAGCTGGAGGTGGTGAACCAGAAGTGGCTAATACCATGAGTGTCGAAGGTGAGACAGTATTTGAGGCAATCAGAAAGTTTTCCACATTTACGGATAAAAATTTATTCTTTGGTCATGTTGAATTCATTTTGATAGGTGAAGATGCCGCAAAGGAAGATGTCCTAAAATATCTTGATTTTTTTGTTCGCGACCATGAGTTAAGACTTAATGCAAAAGTTATTGTTGTCAGGGATGGAACTGCAAAGGAAGTAATTGATACAGGAAACACAAGTGAGCATTTTATATCCGAAAGACTAAACATTCTAATGGATGCCATAGGAGCAAACTCACTTTCTGCTGAAGTGGAACTGGTAAAGCTGTTACAAATGTTTGATAATGAATTTGCATCTGCTTATTTACCAAGTATCAGACTGAGCAACTTGATTGATAGAGAAAAAGGTGAAGAAGAAAAAAAAGATCTTCTTTTGGATCGATTTGCTGTATTTCAAGGGGGGAGACTCTTAGGTTATTTAAGTGAAGAACAATCAAGAGGTCTTAATTGGATTATTAACAAAATACAAACTGGTATTATTGTGGTAACAGATAAGCGGGGCGGCAAGGTATCTCTTGAAATCATAGACAGCCGTTCAAAAATTATTCCATCCTTTAATAAGGATATGCCGGAAGTTTTAATAAAAATCGGTCTGTCCAGCAATGTAGGGGAGATACAATCTTCCGAGGATGTTTTTAATATAGATACGATTAGTTATCTGCAACATCAACAAGAAAACATTGTGAAATCAGAGATAGAAAATGTTTTAATGTATGGACAAAAAAATAATGTAGATATATTTGGTCTTTCAACTGCTATTTACCACAGGTATCCAATAAAATGGAAGAGTGTCCAAGGAGAGTGGCAAGAGATTTTTCCAAAGCTTAAAATCAATATTGTAGTAGAATCCAAAATAAACAGAACCTATAATATAAGGACACCTATTACCAGAAAAAGTGGTGATAAGTAG
- a CDS encoding spore germination protein: MSPRRKSKSKQSYPTLSDTENTESTETELTVKNLHKILGRNKDVIFRDIYINGNHTLPVTVVFVDGLVDLDQMSNYIFKPLILDPRLGLISNLKDTVQLIEDEIIYFPMKERRLKIEDVVQDILNGSTAIVFDEEKIAITYYTQGFEKRGIEEPTGENVIKGSKDAFVETLRTNTATIRRKIKSEKLVIEETIVGRQSMTDIAIVYISELTNKTIVDEVKKRLDRIDIDGIITTTYVEENIIDNHYSVFPQVLTTERPDKFCSNVLQGRVGLIIDGLPAVYIIPATFVQFLQAPEDYAQNYLISSIIRLLRYVLVLVTLVLPSFYISVTTFHHEMIPTELALSIVGSKEGVPFPTFVEVILMLIAFEILVEAGLRLPKTIGQAVSIVGALVVGQSAVEAKLVSPAVVVVIAITAIATFTMPNQDFSNALRLWRFILVIFSSIMGLFGLSMAMLLLLFHLSTLETYGIPYLSPFSGTDQKQVQDTLFRLPVQFFTKRPINLKTTNKKRQE; this comes from the coding sequence ATGTCTCCTAGAAGAAAAAGTAAAAGCAAACAATCTTATCCGACATTAAGTGATACTGAAAATACTGAAAGCACCGAGACTGAACTAACCGTTAAAAATTTACATAAAATTCTTGGTAGAAATAAAGATGTTATTTTTAGAGATATCTATATCAATGGAAATCATACGCTTCCCGTTACAGTAGTATTTGTTGATGGCTTAGTAGACTTAGATCAGATGAGTAACTATATTTTTAAGCCTCTCATACTGGACCCTAGGCTAGGTCTCATAAGCAATTTAAAGGATACCGTACAACTTATTGAAGATGAAATCATATACTTTCCCATGAAGGAAAGAAGATTGAAAATTGAAGATGTTGTACAAGATATATTAAATGGCAGTACAGCAATCGTCTTTGATGAAGAAAAGATAGCCATTACTTACTATACACAGGGATTTGAAAAAAGAGGGATTGAGGAACCTACAGGAGAGAATGTCATTAAAGGATCAAAAGATGCCTTTGTTGAAACATTGAGAACCAATACCGCTACCATCAGGAGAAAAATAAAATCTGAAAAACTTGTTATTGAAGAAACGATTGTCGGGCGGCAGTCCATGACCGACATTGCAATCGTATATATAAGTGAGCTTACAAATAAAACAATAGTAGATGAAGTAAAGAAAAGACTTGATCGTATTGATATCGATGGAATCATAACAACAACATATGTTGAAGAAAATATTATCGATAATCATTACTCCGTATTTCCCCAAGTGTTAACAACCGAAAGACCAGATAAATTTTGCTCTAATGTGTTACAGGGAAGAGTGGGCTTAATCATTGATGGACTACCTGCGGTCTATATCATACCCGCTACATTTGTCCAGTTTCTTCAGGCACCAGAGGATTATGCCCAGAATTATTTGATCAGTTCCATTATAAGATTGCTTCGCTATGTTCTTGTATTGGTGACACTGGTATTACCCTCTTTTTATATCTCAGTTACAACATTTCATCATGAAATGATCCCCACGGAGTTGGCACTTTCCATCGTAGGGTCCAAAGAAGGGGTGCCTTTTCCAACATTTGTTGAAGTAATACTAATGCTCATTGCCTTTGAAATACTGGTAGAAGCAGGATTGAGACTGCCCAAAACAATAGGGCAGGCAGTTTCTATTGTTGGTGCTTTAGTGGTAGGACAGTCAGCGGTAGAAGCAAAGTTAGTCTCCCCGGCAGTTGTTGTTGTAATAGCGATTACAGCTATTGCTACATTTACCATGCCTAATCAAGATTTTTCAAATGCCTTACGGCTATGGAGGTTTATTTTAGTTATCTTTAGCAGTATTATGGGGCTTTTTGGTTTGAGCATGGCCATGCTGCTGCTGTTATTTCACTTAAGTACATTAGAAACCTATGGAATTCCCTATCTTTCACCCTTTTCAGGAACTGACCAAAAACAAGTGCAGGATACTTTATTTAGGCTTCCAGTCCAATTTTTCACGAAACGTCCTATTAATCTAAAAACTACTAACAAAAAAAGGCAGGAATGA
- a CDS encoding GerAB/ArcD/ProY family transporter — protein MLAGREQISIRQAMFLFLTITFSPAIRLIATYTSQVAKEASWLSPLVSLMIFIPVVLMMQSVYKNYKDISYMEVMNHILGRIMGKIVLVIYMLWTTAIIALYTRYYSERIVSSIFPNVNMSIFIIVMILLVALVLRTGITVIARMNEIILPIIVFIFFALILFTFPSIDVKNLMPVSSDSIWPIAKASMSINAILSYFFIVFFISDKISSKENIKKVGIQTIIFLTITNTILIVSTVGSLGYSITQRIPLPFLIVVKQISLFDILQKLEPVVVVMWISSDFVIIVVFTYIVLQMIKSLFNLSDTKPLINIFLIFIYIFSLYICNSRFELEQFSAKVFTPVNVVLFIILPFLIFAVGKIRKKV, from the coding sequence ATGCTGGCAGGCAGAGAACAGATATCCATTAGACAGGCAATGTTCCTTTTTTTAACAATCACATTTTCACCAGCAATTAGGTTGATTGCTACTTATACCTCACAAGTAGCAAAAGAAGCTTCCTGGCTCTCACCGTTGGTTTCTCTGATGATATTTATACCGGTTGTCTTAATGATGCAATCGGTATATAAAAATTATAAGGATATTTCCTATATGGAAGTGATGAATCATATTTTAGGGAGGATTATGGGTAAAATTGTACTAGTGATATATATGTTGTGGACAACAGCTATTATAGCACTATATACAAGGTATTATAGTGAACGGATTGTATCATCAATATTTCCCAATGTGAATATGAGTATTTTTATTATTGTAATGATTTTGCTGGTGGCCCTTGTACTGCGTACTGGTATCACCGTGATTGCTAGGATGAATGAGATTATTTTGCCAATAATTGTTTTTATATTTTTTGCCTTGATACTTTTTACTTTTCCAAGTATTGATGTAAAAAACTTAATGCCTGTAAGCTCTGATAGCATATGGCCCATAGCTAAGGCCAGTATGTCTATCAATGCTATTTTGTCCTATTTTTTTATAGTATTTTTTATTAGTGATAAGATCAGTAGTAAAGAAAACATAAAGAAAGTGGGAATACAAACGATTATTTTTCTTACAATAACAAACACTATTCTCATAGTTTCCACAGTAGGATCATTAGGCTACTCCATTACGCAACGTATACCACTACCGTTTTTAATTGTGGTGAAGCAAATATCATTATTTGATATATTACAAAAGCTTGAGCCAGTTGTGGTAGTCATGTGGATATCTTCGGATTTTGTGATTATTGTTGTTTTCACATATATTGTATTGCAAATGATAAAGTCCTTGTTTAACCTTTCGGATACCAAGCCCCTTATCAATATTTTTCTTATTTTTATATATATTTTTTCTTTATATATATGTAATAGCAGATTTGAGCTGGAACAATTTTCAGCAAAGGTTTTTACACCTGTTAATGTAGTGCTTTTCATCATTTTGCCATTTTTAATTTTTGCAGTAGGAAAAATACGCAAGAAAGTATAA
- a CDS encoding trans-4-hydroxy-L-proline dehydratase activase, with protein MNKALITNIQKYSLHDGPGIRTTVFLKGCPLKCIWCHNPENQSYHKQMMYNKEKCNLCGGCQRKCSIGAIHIKTENIDVDSEKCNFCENCTEFCINNAREIVGQEYTTSELMKEIEKDKIFYEQSGGGVTFSGGEAMHQIDFLHEIARKCKTKGISVAIDTCGQVSFQHFEKLLEDVDIFLYDLKLMNSQEHKKYTGVPNEVILDNLKELSKKGAKIYLRLPLIEGINTDNENINAIVKFIKNLNIVHINLLPYHEIGSDKYKRLNMKYEYALMKKPSDERLQEIKTLFEKNNFKVKIGG; from the coding sequence GTGAATAAGGCTTTAATTACAAATATACAAAAATATTCTCTTCACGATGGTCCAGGTATAAGAACAACCGTATTTTTAAAGGGTTGTCCTTTAAAATGCATATGGTGTCACAATCCAGAAAATCAATCCTATCATAAGCAGATGATGTATAATAAAGAAAAATGCAATTTATGCGGAGGCTGTCAAAGGAAGTGTAGTATTGGTGCTATCCATATAAAAACAGAAAATATTGATGTGGACTCTGAAAAGTGCAATTTTTGTGAAAACTGTACAGAATTTTGTATAAATAATGCACGTGAAATAGTGGGACAAGAATATACAACTAGTGAACTTATGAAGGAAATTGAAAAGGACAAAATTTTTTATGAACAGTCAGGGGGCGGTGTAACATTTTCAGGGGGGGAAGCTATGCACCAAATAGATTTTCTCCATGAAATTGCAAGAAAGTGTAAGACCAAAGGAATTTCTGTTGCCATTGATACATGTGGACAAGTAAGTTTTCAGCACTTTGAAAAACTATTAGAGGATGTAGATATATTTTTATATGATTTAAAGTTAATGAATTCACAAGAACATAAAAAATACACAGGAGTGCCTAATGAGGTGATTCTTGACAATTTAAAAGAACTTTCTAAAAAAGGTGCAAAGATTTATTTAAGACTCCCATTAATAGAAGGTATAAATACAGACAATGAAAATATAAACGCCATAGTAAAGTTTATTAAAAATCTTAATATAGTACATATAAATTTATTGCCATATCATGAAATTGGCAGTGACAAATATAAAAGGCTAAATATGAAATATGAATATGCTTTAATGAAAAAGCCTAGTGATGAAAGGCTTCAGGAAATAAAAACATTATTTGAGAAAAATAACTTCAAAGTTAAGATAGGGGGATAG
- the ftsH gene encoding ATP-dependent zinc metalloprotease FtsH, translated as MKKEKYPKKPMIYYYITAMMVVMLLNAFVFPLIVQRNITQVDYGTFLGKIEDGTIQTVEIQENQIAFTALDYEGEEKIFVTGRMDDPELVNRLYDAEVRFSRVIPKENSPLVSLMLSWIFPIVIFIALGQMLTKSINKNMGGGMMGFGKSNAKVYVEKETGKTFSDVAGQNEAKEALTEIVDFLNNPIKYKEIGAIMPKGALLVGPPGTGKTLLAKAVAGEAKVPFFSISGSEFVEMFVGMGAARVRDLFKQAQAKAPCIIFIDEIDTIGKKRDNGGLGGNDEREQTLNQLLTEMDGFSGEQGVVILAATNRPESLDKALLRPGRFDRRVPVELPDLSGREAILKVHAKKIKVDSQIDFNAIARATSGASGAELANIINEGALRAVKCGRNYVVQNDLEEAVEVVIAGYQRKGAVISPKEKQIIAYHEIGHAIVAAKQMESAPVHKITIVPRTSGALGYTMQVAQEENVLMTKEEALNKIATYTGGRAAEELVFGTYTSGASNDIEQATKIARMMVTRLGMSKNFDMMGLETVSNQYLGGDASLTCSPETASKVDEEVLDIIKKAHEKAINILKENIDKLHELSRYLIERETITGEEFMRILLN; from the coding sequence ATGAAAAAAGAAAAGTATCCTAAAAAACCAATGATTTATTATTATATAACAGCAATGATGGTTGTCATGCTATTAAACGCTTTTGTTTTTCCTTTAATAGTACAAAGAAACATTACTCAAGTAGACTATGGCACATTTTTAGGGAAAATTGAAGATGGTACCATACAAACTGTAGAAATCCAAGAAAATCAAATTGCCTTTACAGCATTGGATTATGAAGGAGAAGAAAAGATATTCGTAACAGGTCGTATGGATGATCCAGAACTAGTGAATCGCCTTTATGATGCTGAGGTTAGGTTTTCTAGAGTTATTCCAAAAGAAAATTCACCTTTAGTAAGCTTGATGTTAAGCTGGATTTTTCCCATTGTGATTTTTATCGCTCTTGGTCAAATGCTAACAAAATCTATCAATAAAAATATGGGGGGAGGGATGATGGGTTTTGGTAAGAGTAATGCCAAGGTTTATGTTGAAAAAGAAACAGGAAAAACTTTTTCTGATGTTGCAGGACAAAACGAAGCTAAGGAGGCTTTAACGGAAATTGTAGATTTTCTTAATAATCCAATAAAATATAAAGAAATAGGTGCCATTATGCCTAAGGGAGCTTTGCTGGTGGGACCACCTGGTACAGGAAAAACTCTTCTTGCAAAGGCTGTAGCGGGAGAGGCAAAAGTACCCTTCTTTTCAATTTCTGGTTCAGAGTTTGTTGAGATGTTTGTAGGTATGGGAGCTGCAAGAGTAAGGGATCTATTTAAACAGGCACAAGCTAAGGCGCCATGTATTATCTTTATCGATGAGATCGACACAATAGGTAAAAAACGGGACAATGGAGGCTTAGGAGGAAATGATGAGCGAGAGCAAACATTAAACCAGCTATTAACAGAGATGGATGGTTTTAGCGGAGAACAGGGGGTTGTTATTCTTGCGGCAACCAACAGACCTGAATCTCTTGACAAGGCATTACTTCGTCCAGGAAGATTCGACCGCCGTGTGCCGGTGGAGCTGCCAGACCTTTCAGGTAGAGAAGCTATACTCAAAGTTCATGCTAAGAAAATAAAAGTAGATAGCCAGATTGACTTCAACGCAATAGCTAGAGCAACCTCAGGGGCATCAGGAGCAGAACTTGCTAACATTATTAATGAAGGTGCCCTAAGGGCAGTAAAATGTGGCCGCAATTATGTAGTACAAAATGATTTAGAAGAAGCAGTAGAAGTTGTCATTGCAGGGTATCAGCGAAAAGGAGCTGTTATTTCACCAAAAGAAAAGCAGATTATTGCCTATCACGAAATTGGCCATGCCATTGTTGCTGCAAAGCAGATGGAATCCGCTCCTGTCCACAAAATTACCATCGTCCCCCGAACCTCTGGAGCTCTTGGTTACACGATGCAGGTGGCACAGGAGGAAAATGTACTGATGACGAAAGAAGAAGCCTTGAATAAAATTGCAACTTATACTGGTGGCCGTGCTGCAGAGGAATTAGTTTTTGGTACCTATACCTCAGGTGCTTCAAATGATATTGAACAGGCTACGAAAATAGCAAGGATGATGGTGACACGATTGGGAATGAGCAAAAACTTTGACATGATGGGATTAGAAACTGTTTCTAATCAGTACCTTGGAGGAGATGCATCTTTGACCTGTTCACCAGAAACTGCATCTAAAGTTGATGAAGAAGTGCTTGATATCATTAAAAAAGCTCATGAAAAGGCCATCAATATATTAAAGGAAAATATAGATAAGCTCCATGAACTATCTCGCTACCTTATTGAAAGAGAAACCATAACAGGAGAGGAATTTATGAGGATTTTATTAAACTAA